A region of Lepus europaeus isolate LE1 chromosome 2, mLepTim1.pri, whole genome shotgun sequence DNA encodes the following proteins:
- the ETS2 gene encoding protein C-ets-2, with translation MNDFGIKNMDQVAPVANSYRGTLKRQPAFDTFDGSLFAAFPSLNEEQTLQEVPTGLDSISHESASCELPLLTPCSKAVMSQALKATFSGFQKEQRRLGIPKNPWLWNEQQVCQWLLWATNEFSLVNVNLQRFGMNGQVLCNLGKERFLELAPDFVGDILWEHLEEMIKENQEKTEDQYEENSHLNTVPHWINSNTLGFGTEQAPYGVQAQSYPKGGLLDGMCPASAASGALSSEQEFPMFPKSRLNTVSVRYCSVTQDFPGANLNLLSGDSGKPKEHDVPESGPDSFESSESLLQSWTSQSSLVDVQRVPSFESFEDDCSQSLCLSKPTMSFKDYIQERSDPVEQGKPVIPAAVLAGFTGSGPIQLWQFLLELLSDKSCQSFISWTGDGWEFKLADPDEVARRWGKRKNKPKMNYEKLSRGLRYYYDKNIIHKTSGKRYVYRFVCDLQNLLGFTPEELHAILGVQPDTED, from the exons atgaATGATTTTGGAATCAAGAACATGGACCAGGTGGCCCCTGTGGCCAACAGTTACCGGGGGACGCTCAAG CGCCAGCCGGCCTTCGACACCTTTGATGGGTCTCTGTTTGCCGCTTTCCCCTCGCTGAATGAGGAGCAAACACTCCAGGAAGTGCCCACAGGCCTGGACTCCATCTCTCATG AGTCCGCCAGCTGCGAGCTGCCCTTGTTGACGCCGTGCAGCAAGGCGGTGATGAGTCAGGCCCTCAAAGCCACCTTCAGCGGCTTCCAGAAGgagcagcgccgcctgggcatcCCCAAGA ACCCCTGGCTGTGGAACGAGCAGCAGGTGTGCCAGTGGCTCCTCTGGGCCACCAACGAGTTCAGCCTGGTGAACGTGAACCTGCAGAGGTTCGGCATGAACGGCCAGGTGTTGTGTAACCTGGGCAAGGAGCGCTTCCTGGAGCTGGCCCCTGACTTTGTGGGTGACATCCTCTGGGAGCATCTCGAGGAGATGATCAAAG AAAaccaagaaaagacagaagatcAGTATGAAGAAAACTCACACCTCAACACAGTCCCCCATTGGATTAACAGCAATACGTTAG GTTTCGGCACGGAGCAGGCACCGTACGGGGTGCAGGCCCAGAGTTACCCCAAAGGCGGCCTCCTGGATGGCATGTGCCCGGCGTCCGCGGCGTCCGGCGCGCTCAGCTCAGAGCAGGAGTTTCCGATGTTCCCCAAGTCCCGCCTCAACACCGTCAGCGTCCGCTACTGCTCCGTCACCCAGGACTTCCCGGGCGCCAACCTGAATTTGCTCAGCGGCGATTCTG GGAAGCCCAAAGAGCACGACGTGCCCGAGAGCGGCCCCGACAGCTTTGAGAGCTCGGAGTCGCTGCTGCAGTCCTGGACCAGCCAGTCGTCCCTGGTGGACGTGCAGCGGGTGCCTTCCTTCGAGAGCTTCGAGGACGACTGCAGCCAGTCCCTGTGCCTCAGCAAGCCGACCATGTCCTTCAAGGACTACATTCAGGAGAGGAGCGACCCGGTGGAGCAAGGCAAACCCGTCATACCTGCGGCCGTGCTGGCCGGCTTCACAG gaagCGGCCCTATCCAGCTGTGGCAGTTCCTCCTGGAGTTGCTGTCGGACAAATCCTGCCAGTCGTTCATCAGCTGGACCGGGGACGGATGGGAGTTCAAGCTCGCTGACCCTGACGAG GTGGCCCGCCGCTGGGGCAAGCGGAAAAACAAGCCCAAGATGAACTACGAGAAGCTGAGCCGGGGCCTGCGCTACTACTACGACAAGAACATCATCCACAAGACCTCGGGCAAGCGCTACGTCTACCGCTTCGTGTGCGACCTGCAGAACTTGCTGGGCTTCACGCCCGAGGAACTGCACGCCATCCTGGGCGTCCAGCCGGACACGGAGGACTGA